A single window of Nomascus leucogenys isolate Asia chromosome 18, Asia_NLE_v1, whole genome shotgun sequence DNA harbors:
- the PLK2 gene encoding serine/threonine-protein kinase PLK2 has product MELLRTITYQPAASTKMCDQALGKGCGADSKKKRPPQPPEESQPPQSQAQVPPAAPHHHHHHSHSGPEISRIIVDPTTGKRYCRGKVLGKGGFAKCYEMTDLTNNKVYAAKIIPHSRVAKPHQREKIDKEIELHRILHHKHVVQFYHYFEDKENIYILLEYCSRRSMAHILKARKVLTEPEVRYYLRQIVSGLKYLHEQEILHRDLKLGNFFINEAMELKVGDFGLAARLEPLEHRRRTICGTPNYLSPEVLNKQGHGCESDIWALGCVMYTMLLGRPPFETTNLKETYRCIREARYTMPSSLLAPAKHLIASMLSKNPEDRPSLDDIIRHDFFLQGFTPDRLSSSCCHTVPDFHLSSPAKNFFKKAAAALFGGKKDKARYIDTHNRVSKEDEDIYKLRHDLKKTSITQQPSKHRTDEELQPPTTTVARSGTPAAENKQQIGDAIRMIVRGTLGSCSSSSECLEDSTMGSVADTVARVLRGCLENMPEADCIPKEQLSTSFQWVTKWVDYSNKYGFGYQLSDHTVGVLFNNGAHMSLLPDKKTVHYYAELGQCSVFPTTDAPEQFISQVTVLKYFSHYMEENLMDGGDLPSVTDVRRPRLYLLQWLKSDKALMMLFNDGTFQVNFYHDHTKIIICSQNEEYLLTYINEDRISTTFRLTTLLMSGCSLELKNRMEYALNMLLQRCN; this is encoded by the exons ATGGAGCTTTTGCGGACTATCACCTACCAGCCAGCCGCCAGCACCAAAATGTGCGATCAGGCGCTGGGCAAGGGTTGCGGAGCGGACTCGAAAAAGAAGCGGCCGCCGCAGCCCCCCGAGGAATCGCAGCCACCTCAGTCCCAGGCGCAAGTGCCCCCGGCGGCCCcgcatcaccatcaccaccattcgcACTCGGGGCCGGAGATCTCGCGGATTATCGTCGACCCCACGACGGGGAAGCGCTACTGCCGGGGCAAAGTGCTGGGAAAG GGTGGCTTTGCAAAATGTTACGAGATGACAGATTTGACAAATAACAAAGTCTACGCCGCAAAAATTATTCCCCACAGCAGAGTAGCTAAACCTCATCAAAGGGAAAAG ATTGACAAAGAAATAGagcttcacagaattcttcaTCATAAGCATGTAGTGCAGTTTTACCACTACTTTGAggacaaagaaaacatttacattcTCTTGGAATACTGCAGTAGAAGG TCAATGGCTCATATTTTGAAAGCAAGAAAGGTGTTGACAGAGCCAGAAGTTCGATACTACCTCAGGCAGATTGTGTCTGGACTGAAATACCTTCATGAACAAGAAATCTTGCACAGAGATCTCAAACTAG GGAACTTTTTTATTAATGAAGCCATGGAACTAAAAGTTGGGGACTTCGGTCTGGCAGCCAGGCTAGAACCCTTGGAACACAGAAGGAG AACGATATGTGGTACCCCAAATTATCTCTCTCCGGAAGTCCTCAACAAACAAGGACATGGCTGTGAATCAGACATTTGGGCCCTGGGCTGTGTAAT GTATACAATGTTACTAGGGAGGCCCCCATTTGAAACTACAAATCTCAAAGAAACTTATAGGTGCATAAGGGAAGCAAGGTATACAATGCCGTCCTCATTGCTGGCTCCTGCCAAGCACTTAATTGCTAGTATGTTGTCCAAAAACCCAGAGGATCGTCCCAGTTTGGATGACATCATTCGACATGACTTTTTTTTGCAG GGCTTCACTCCGGACAGACTGTCTTCTAGCTGTTGTCATACAGTTCCAGATTTCCACTTATCAAGCCCAGCTAAGAATTTCTTTAAGAAAGCAGCTGCTGCTCTTTTTGGTggcaaaaaagacaaagcaagaTATATTGACACACATA ATAGAGTATCTAAAGAAGATGAAGACATCTACAAGCTTAGGCATGATTTGAAAAAGACTTCGATAACTCAGCAACCCAGCAAACACAGGACAGATGAG GAGCTCCAGCCACCTACCACCACAGTTGCCAGGTCTGGAACACCCGCAGCAGAAAACAAGCAGCAGATTGGGGATGCTATTCGGATGATAGTCAGAGGGACTCttggcagctgcagcagcagcagtgaaT GCCTTGAAGACAGTACTATGGGAAGTGTTGCAGACACAGTGGCAAGGGTTCTTCGGGGATGTCTGGAAAACATGCCAGAAGCTGATTGCATTCCCAAAGAGCAGCTGAGCACATCATTTCAGTGGGTCACCAAATGGGTTGATTACTCTAACAAATATGGCTTTGGGTACCAGCTCTCTGACCACACCGTTGGTGTCCTTTTCAACAATGGTGCTCACATGAGCCTCCTTCCAGACAAAAA AACAGTTCACTATTACGCAGAGCTTGGCCAATgctcagttttcccaacaacagATGCTCCTGAGCAATTTATTAGTCAAGTGACGGTGCTGAAATACTTTTCTCATTACATGGAGGAGAACCTCATGGAT GGTGGAGATCTGCCTAGTGTTACTGATGTTCGAAGACCTCGGCTCTACCTCCTTCAGTGGCTAAAATCTGACAAGGCCCTAATGATGCTCTTTAATGATGGCACCTTTCAG gtgaATTTCTACCATGATCATACAAAAATAATCATCTGTAGCCAAAATGAAGAATACCTTCTCACTTACATCAATGAGGATAGGATATCTACAACTTTCAGGCTGACAACTCTGCTGATGTCTGGCTGTTCATTAGAATTAAAAAATCGAATGGAATATGCCCTGAACATGCTCTTACAAAGATGTAACTGA